One window of the Colletotrichum lupini chromosome 9, complete sequence genome contains the following:
- a CDS encoding glycosyl hydrolase family 92, giving the protein MRFLVPLIAFVVAGCCQSFDPLAFVDPLIGSQRGGNVFAGATLPYGLAKAVADVDGEKTGGYSTDGSNITGFSIVHDSGTGGNPSLGNFPLFPQLCPGDELNNCRFRIGDRATQHEANKTVAEPGYFSVELSSGVKADMTVSEHAALMRFKFPSGGSEHPLVLLDLTDLWASRQNASIKVDTPTGRMFGNGTFLPSFGAGSYVLHYCVDFFGAQVFDTGVWVNNRAGNEPKELFITRGFNLFDLEGGGFVRFKELTNDTVTARVGVSFKSSDQACRNAEKEIPDPLNNFDSLVKTAKDAWREKLSPVSVKAAGATEDLQKSFWSGLYPQAQMINSMLDIYKHEGWLPDCRMSLCKGWTQGGSNADVVIVDSYVKNLTSIDWKVALAAITKDAEDEPLEWSYEGRGGLTSWKTLNYIPYLDFDPVGFGTNSRSITRTLEYSYNDYCLATLAQGLGEGQSHDKYIARSMNWQNLWKEDQRSLINGTDTGFSGFFQPKYMNGTWGFQDPIACSNLAGFCSLTTNPSETFEASIWQYQFIVPHSTSTLIDLMGGDDAFVSRLNYFHASPLADISNEPVFLTVYLYHYAGRPGLSAERIHKYIPSAFNSSRGGLPGNDDSGAMGAFLAFSVMGLFPVAGQNVYLITPPFFEEVSVKNPVTGGNATIKCVGFDAAYKNIYVQSAKLDEEAYTKSWIGHEFFSQGKTLELTLGDKESDWGKSKEARPPSYVAVSKT; this is encoded by the exons GGGAAAAGACTGGAGGTTATTCGACCGACGGGAGCAACATCACCGGCTTCAGTATCGTCCACGACAGCGGCACCGGCGGAAACCCCAGCCTGGGCAACTTCCCGCTCTTCCCTCAGCTCTGCCCCGGCGACGAGCTTAACAACTGTAGATTCCGCATCGGGGACCGGGCGACGCAGCATGAAGCGAACAAGACCGTCGCCGAGCCGGGCTACTTCTCCGTCGAGCTGTCGTCCGGCGTGAAGGCGGACATGACGGTATCTGAGCACGCGGCGCTCATGCGGTTCAAGTTCCCGAGCGGCGGAAGCGAGCATCCGCTCGTGCTGTTGGACTTGACAGATCTTTGGGCGAGCAGGCAAAACGCGTCGATCAAGGTCGACACGCCCACAGGGCGAATGTTTGGAAACGGGACATTCCTGCCTAGCTTCGGTGCTGGGTCGTACGTGCTTCACTACTGCGTCGACTTCTTTGGCGCCCAGGTCTTTGATACTGGGGTATGGGTCAATAACAGAGCCGGTAACGAGCCCAAGGAGCTGTTCATCACGAGAGGCTTCAACCTGTTTGACCTCGAGGGCGGCGGCTTCGTGCGCTTCAAAGAGCTGACCAACGACACTGTCACTGCCAGAGTGGGAGTCTCGTTCAAGAGCAGTGATCAGGCATGTCGCAACGCAGAGAAGGAGATTCCGGATCCGCTGAACAACTTTGATTCGCTGGTGAAGACAGCAAAGGACGCTTGGAGAGAGAAACTGAGCCCCGTTTCAGTCAAGGCAGCTGGCGCAACGGAAGACTTGCAAAAGAGTTTCTGGAGCGGCTTATACC CTCAAGCGCAAATGATAAACTCCATGCTCGACATCTACAAGCACGAAGGCTGGCTGCCAGACTGTCGCATGTCTCTCTGCAAAGGCTGGACTCAAGGAGGCTCCAACGCCGATGTCGTAATCGTCGACTCCTACGTCAAAAACCTAACCTCGATAGACTGGAAGGTGGCTCTCGCGGCCATAACGAAAGATGCCGAGGACGAACCCCTGGAGTGGTCTTATGAGGGACGCGGCGGCCTCACAAGCTGGAAGACCCTCAACTACATCCCATATCTAGACTTTGACCCAGTTGGGTTTGGCACAAACTCAAGAAGCATCACGAGGACTTTGGAATACTCTTACAACGACTACTGCCTTGCAACCCTAGCTCAGGGGCTAGGGGAGGGTCAGTCACACGACAAATACATTGCAAGAAGTATGAACTGGCAGAATCTGTGGAAAGAGGACCAAAGGTCTTTGATCAATGGCACCGACACTGGATTCTCTGGCTTCTTCCAGCCCAAGTACATGAATGGAACATGGGGCTTCCAAGATCCCATAGCTTGCTCGAATCTCGCCGGGTTCTGCTCCCTGACGACAAATCCGAGCGAAACGTTCGAGGCGAGCATCTGGCAGTATCAATT CATCGTTCCCCACTCCACATCAACCCTCATCGATCTCATGGGCGGCGATGACGCCTTCGTGTCCCGCCTCAATTACTTCCACGCGTCGCCACTAGCCGACATCTCCAATGAGCCCGTATTCCTGACCGTCTATCTCTACCACTACGCCGGTCGGCCAGGCCTCTCAGCGGAACGCATCCACAAATATATCCCCTCGGCCTTCAACTCTTCGCGTGGCGGGTTGCCGGGTAATGACGACTCGGGCGCCATGGGGGCTTTTCTTGCCTTCTCCGTCATGGGCCTATTCCCAGTCGCGGGGCAAAATGTGTATCTCATCACGCCGCCGTTCTTTGAGGAAGTTAGTGTCAAAAATCCGGTGACGGGAGGGAATGCCACTATCAAATGTGTCGGGTTTGACGCTGCGTACAAGAACATCTACGTGCAGAGTGCCAAGCTGGACGAGGAGGCGTATACCAAGAGTTGGATCGGACATGAATTCTTCAGTCAGGGCAAGACATTAGAGTTGACGCTGGGAGACAAGGAGTCCGACTGGGGGAAGAGTAAAGAGGCAAGGCCGCCGAGTTATGTGGCTGTATCGAAGACGTGA